The following are from one region of the Anguilla rostrata isolate EN2019 chromosome 7, ASM1855537v3, whole genome shotgun sequence genome:
- the il17rel gene encoding interleukin-17 receptor E-like protein isoform X2, which yields MRSALTLLLIGWGVLAQENWIQRTMTCGTHCSQGLHCNARPHFTLAPCKRSQALINSTVLHNLKVSTVMKCEKKQNCSLHLKVTATVQINELLRGVSVCTASPSMLEHCRVVTFPRKARERLAGQLVEVQDDCVIEVSPSQNVQVTLRTFPDYCDTTLSRTYRVQGCDNADLRSHVPSCITGKIAYAVDMDRREISVRVSDMLEDRNYHLRLCHRWDICSETEAYTLLRREDPFKNATLRFFSPLPCLCIEGWTSMVDAPRIQVCPFKNRTEELWSGVTFDSEKGALSWEPGCPVKAVITLCQREGESDCEDLANSTQTTGRKKVTYARVDPHPKLCMKFTTDAGSWIKCPFSDRNFLEWDLMMTEGQGQPQATLTSRIRTKLSLQVCQNGQPLECGEITSVTVEKMSPVPVNLTGDICQPDVCIRVRRADVQFSTHVLQCHLQCRIDSTSAGLIGYSCRPSPL from the exons GGGCTCCACTGCAACGCAAGACCCCACT TCACCCTGGCTCCCTGTAAACGAAGCCAAGCGCTAATCAACAGCACTGTCTTACACAACCTGAAGGTCTCCACGGTGATgaagtgtgaaaagaagcagaattGCTCTCTGCATCTCAAAGTCACGGCCACTGTACAGATCAATG AGCTCCTGCGTGGCGTGTCCGTCTGCACGGCCTCCCCCAGCATGCTGGAGCACTGCAGGGTCGTGACCTTCCCCAGAAAGGCCAGAGAGAGACTCGCGGGACAGCTG GTGGAGGTGCAGGACGATTGCGTGATTGAAGTGAGCCCCAGCCAGAATGTTCAAGTAACGCTCAGAACATTCCCTGACTACTGCGACACGACGCTGTCTCGAACGTACCGCGTTCAAG GCTGCGACAATGCAGACTTAAGGAGCCATGTCCCATCATGCATCA CCGGAAAGATAGCATACGCCGTGGACATGGACAGACGGGAGATATCGGTGAGAGTCTCGGACATGCTGGAGGACAGAAATTACCACCTGAGGCTGTGCCACCGATGGGACATCTGCAGCGAGACTGAGGCCTACACGCTG CTCAGAAGGGAGGACCCCTTCAAGAATGCCACACTTCGGTTCTTCTCTCCGCTGCCTTGTCTGTGCATTGAG GGTTGGACATCCATGGTCGATGCTCCTAGGATTCAAGTCTGCCCGTTCAAAAACC GCACAGAGGAGCTGTGGTCAGGGGTGACCTTTGACTCAGAAAAGGGGGCGCTGTCCTGGGAACCAGGGTGTCCAGTCAAGGCAGTGATCACACTgtgccagagagagggagagagtgactgCGAGGACCTGGCCAATTCCACTCAGACCACTGGCAGAAAAAAG GTGACATACGCTAGAGTGGATCCACACCCAAAGCTGTGCATGAAG TTCACTACAGATGCAGGATCCTGGATTAAATGTCCATTTTCTGACAGGAATTTCCTTG AATGGGACCTAATGATGACAGAAGGGCAAGGCCAGCCCCAAGCCACCTTAACATCTCGGATCAGAACCAAGCTTTCCCTGCAAGTGTGCCAGAACGGCCAGCCCCTGGAGTGCGGAGAAATCACCTCTGTCActgtg GAGAAGATGAGCCCTGTACCTGTCAATCTAACGGGAGACATATGCCAGCCTGACGTCTGCATCCGT GTAAGGAGGGCTGATGTGCAGTTTTCCACCCATGTTCTTCAGTGCCACTTGCAGTGCA GAATAGACAGTACCTCTGCAGGGCTGATTGGCTATTCGTGTCGGCCTTCACCTTTGTGA
- the il17rel gene encoding interleukin-17 receptor E-like protein isoform X1 translates to MRSALTLLLIGWGVLAQENWIQRTMTCGTHCSQGLHCNARPHFTLAPCKRSQALINSTVLHNLKVSTVMKCEKKQNCSLHLKVTATVQINELLRGVSVCTASPSMLEHCRVVTFPRKARERLAGQLVEVQDDCVIEVSPSQNVQVTLRTFPDYCDTTLSRTYRVQGCDNADLRSHVPSCITGKIAYAVDMDRREISVRVSDMLEDRNYHLRLCHRWDICSETEAYTLLRREDPFKNATLRFFSPLPCLCIEGWTSMVDAPRIQVCPFKNRTEELWSGVTFDSEKGALSWEPGCPVKAVITLCQREGESDCEDLANSTQTTGRKKVTYARVDPHPKLCMKFTTDAGSWIKCPFSDRNFLEWDLMMTEGQGQPQATLTSRIRTKLSLQVCQNGQPLECGEITSVTVEKMSPVPVNLTGDICQPDVCIRVRRADVQFSTHVLQCHLQCTRNRQYLCRADWLFVSAFTFVTLMIVAGLAGNITLTVYQKRQANRRHARYHQYEHTAGKS, encoded by the exons GGGCTCCACTGCAACGCAAGACCCCACT TCACCCTGGCTCCCTGTAAACGAAGCCAAGCGCTAATCAACAGCACTGTCTTACACAACCTGAAGGTCTCCACGGTGATgaagtgtgaaaagaagcagaattGCTCTCTGCATCTCAAAGTCACGGCCACTGTACAGATCAATG AGCTCCTGCGTGGCGTGTCCGTCTGCACGGCCTCCCCCAGCATGCTGGAGCACTGCAGGGTCGTGACCTTCCCCAGAAAGGCCAGAGAGAGACTCGCGGGACAGCTG GTGGAGGTGCAGGACGATTGCGTGATTGAAGTGAGCCCCAGCCAGAATGTTCAAGTAACGCTCAGAACATTCCCTGACTACTGCGACACGACGCTGTCTCGAACGTACCGCGTTCAAG GCTGCGACAATGCAGACTTAAGGAGCCATGTCCCATCATGCATCA CCGGAAAGATAGCATACGCCGTGGACATGGACAGACGGGAGATATCGGTGAGAGTCTCGGACATGCTGGAGGACAGAAATTACCACCTGAGGCTGTGCCACCGATGGGACATCTGCAGCGAGACTGAGGCCTACACGCTG CTCAGAAGGGAGGACCCCTTCAAGAATGCCACACTTCGGTTCTTCTCTCCGCTGCCTTGTCTGTGCATTGAG GGTTGGACATCCATGGTCGATGCTCCTAGGATTCAAGTCTGCCCGTTCAAAAACC GCACAGAGGAGCTGTGGTCAGGGGTGACCTTTGACTCAGAAAAGGGGGCGCTGTCCTGGGAACCAGGGTGTCCAGTCAAGGCAGTGATCACACTgtgccagagagagggagagagtgactgCGAGGACCTGGCCAATTCCACTCAGACCACTGGCAGAAAAAAG GTGACATACGCTAGAGTGGATCCACACCCAAAGCTGTGCATGAAG TTCACTACAGATGCAGGATCCTGGATTAAATGTCCATTTTCTGACAGGAATTTCCTTG AATGGGACCTAATGATGACAGAAGGGCAAGGCCAGCCCCAAGCCACCTTAACATCTCGGATCAGAACCAAGCTTTCCCTGCAAGTGTGCCAGAACGGCCAGCCCCTGGAGTGCGGAGAAATCACCTCTGTCActgtg GAGAAGATGAGCCCTGTACCTGTCAATCTAACGGGAGACATATGCCAGCCTGACGTCTGCATCCGT GTAAGGAGGGCTGATGTGCAGTTTTCCACCCATGTTCTTCAGTGCCACTTGCAGTGCA CCAGGAATAGACAGTACCTCTGCAGGGCTGATTGGCTATTCGTGTCGGCCTTCACCTTTGTGACGCTAATGATCGTTGCAGGGCTCGCAGGAAACATCACGCTGACAG TTTATCAGAAGAGACAAGCAAACAGAAGACATGCCCGCTATCATCAGTACGAACATACGGCAGGTAAATCTTAA